A window of Piliocolobus tephrosceles isolate RC106 chromosome 13, ASM277652v3, whole genome shotgun sequence contains these coding sequences:
- the LOC111540295 gene encoding LOW QUALITY PROTEIN: putative uncharacterized protein MGC39545 (The sequence of the model RefSeq protein was modified relative to this genomic sequence to represent the inferred CDS: substituted 1 base at 1 genomic stop codon) — protein MPSGGEGRDRQKGRRAGCDTPSTPSNTAPRAPEPGAHPTAVRPATAPPPRSLLPPICSKTIAPPASAAAASGSDTAGMRGLGKAQHSGEGHERGRGSSKMSACNNYQHGYLAEPDTSFWIKCRRWLLADAGRHTQRPSWTFXASHSPLLEAEAGRPSDVSQTQLGSDLKPKVRRPAGELFSPKDAGWEPDPAEKSE, from the exons ATGCCTAGCGGCGGGGAGGGAAGGGATAGGCAAAAGGGAAGAAGAGCGGGCTGTGATACCCCCTCGACGCCGTCAAACACTGCTCCCCGCGCTCCAGAGCCGGGGGCCCACCCGACGGCAGTGCGCCCCGCCACCGCGCCGCCGCCCCGGTCCCTTCTCCCGCCCATCTGTAGTAAAACAATCGCTCCCCCGGCGTCTGCGGCCGCTGCCAGCGGTTCTGACACTGCAGGAATGCGCGGACTGGGGAAGGCTCAGCACTCTGGGGAGGGGCACGAGCGGGGTCGGGG AAGCTCCAAGATGAGCGCGTGCAATAACTATCAACACGGATACCTCGCAGAGCCTGACACTAGCTTCTGGATAAAATGCAGGCGATGGCTGCTGGCGGATGCCGGCAGACACACTCAAAGGCCCTCTTGGACTTTCTGAGCTTCCCATTCTCCgctactggaggctgaggcgggcaggccCAGCGACGTCTCCCAGACCCAACTGGGTTCCGACCTCAAGCCAAAAGTGAGGAGGCCGGCAGGAGAGCTTTTCTCGCCCAAAGATGCGGGGTGGGAGCCGGATCCAGCTGAAAAATCTGAGTGA